One Denticeps clupeoides chromosome 3, fDenClu1.1, whole genome shotgun sequence DNA window includes the following coding sequences:
- the mief2 gene encoding mitochondrial dynamics protein MID49 isoform X3 yields the protein MERAGRAADQEKDEKQPADSWEELSLVNSAPKLLKKGIEGVAIKQISAAARKGEKVLGGDSSSAGDDDDVCVCPVDLSQQHSGCPPAASPVSDVKLRRAPPTLQDRLQQYYHTRVCVSRAEAQRAHRVALEVGAEIQAFLRTKHPEMPLGDVSVAGSLLDELQVLRADRACLLVALQVEETLWTPLRGEDTFLSHPHLCMLRRENLEYFPRGRSYWDRFLVGGYMSSRLIGDLLRKSVTEAMNWPSLSGTLDCEVRPLLGAADIELEVLAGDDVARLVVTVLPAARFVDRRVLSAQLSRTGPYDHAWYHSLYSGEAGRLAALDQSDGGVRRKCLKTLTAVCRTCPALSRLGGRHLRSLILRLSDQESDWSEGAFSGRFRQAIVELIGCLEVGQLPSYFKPAVNLLSQFGEDDIDEMGFLLYCALSEPEQLLM from the exons ATGGAACGAGCCGGACGGGCTGCCGACCAGGagaaggatgagaagcagccgGCCGACAGCTGGGAGGAGCTCAGCCTCGTCAACTCCGCCCCCAAACTTCTCAAAAAGGGCATTGAGGGTGTGGCCATCAAGCAGATCTCTGCTGCAGCCAGGAAGGGTGAGAAAGTCCTCGGCGGGGACAGCAGCAGTgcgggtgatgatgatgatgtgtgtgtgtgtccagttgACCTGTCTCAGCAGCACTCAGGCTGTCCCCCGGCGGCGTCTCCTGTGTCTGACGTGAAGCTACGCCGCGCCCCGCCCACCCTGCAGGACCGCCTCCAGCAGTACTACCacacgcgcgtgtgtgtgagtcgCGCCGAGGCCCAGCGCGCCCACCGGGTGGCGCTGGAGGTCGGCGCCGAGATCCAGGCCTTCCTGAGGACCAAGCACCCGGAGATGCCGCTGGGGGACGTGAGCGTGGCGGGGTCCCTGCTGGACGAGCTGCAGGTCCTGAGGGCCGACCGCGCCTGCCTGCTGGTGGCGCTGCAG GTGGAGGAGACGCTCTGGACGCCTCTCAGGGGCGAGGACACGTTCTTGTCCCACCCCCACCTCTGCATGCTGCGGCGGGAGAACCTGGAGTACTTCCCCAGGGGGCGGAGCTACTGGGACCGCTTCCTGGTGGGCGGATACATGTCGTCCCGGCTGATCGGCGACCTGCTCAGGAAGTCGGTGACCGAGGCGATGAACTGGCCGTCTCTGAGCGGGACGCTGGACTGCGAGGTGCGGCCGCTGCTGGGCGCGGCCGATATCGAGCTGGAGGTCCTCGCCGGTGACGACGTGGCGCGTCTGGTCGTCACCGTCCTGCCCGCCGCCCGCTTCGTGGACCGCCGGGTTCTGAGCGCGCAGCTCAGCCGGACCGGCCCGTACGACCACGCCTGGTACCACAGCCTCTACAGCGGCGAGGCGGGCCGCCTGGCCGCTCTCGACCAATCAGACGGCGGCGTGAGGAGGAAGTGCTTGAAGACGCTGACGGCGGTGTGCCGCACGTGCCCCGCCCTCAGTCGCCTCGGTGGCCGGCACCTCAGGAGCCTGATTTTGCGCCTCAGCGACCAGGAGTCTGATTGGTCGGAGGGGGCGTTCAGTGGGCGGTTCCGCCAGGCTATCGTGGAGCTGATTGGCTGTCTGGAAGTGGGGCAGCTGCCCAGTTATTTTAAGCCAGCGGTCAATCTCCTGAGCCAATTCGGTGAGGACGACATCGATGAGATGGGCTTCCTGCTGTACTGTGCTCTGTCCGAGCCAGAACAATTACTCATGTAG
- the mief2 gene encoding mitochondrial dynamics protein MID49 isoform X2, with product MYSAGRRRGEDGIAVVIDFLLANARLVMGVGGAAVLGVATLLVKRLMERAGRAADQEKDEKQPADSWEELSLVNSAPKLLKKGIEGVAIKQISAAARKVDLSQQHSGCPPAASPVSDVKLRRAPPTLQDRLQQYYHTRVCVSRAEAQRAHRVALEVGAEIQAFLRTKHPEMPLGDVSVAGSLLDELQVLRADRACLLVALQVEETLWTPLRGEDTFLSHPHLCMLRRENLEYFPRGRSYWDRFLVGGYMSSRLIGDLLRKSVTEAMNWPSLSGTLDCEVRPLLGAADIELEVLAGDDVARLVVTVLPAARFVDRRVLSAQLSRTGPYDHAWYHSLYSGEAGRLAALDQSDGGVRRKCLKTLTAVCRTCPALSRLGGRHLRSLILRLSDQESDWSEGAFSGRFRQAIVELIGCLEVGQLPSYFKPAVNLLSQFGEDDIDEMGFLLYCALSEPEQLLM from the exons ATGTACTCGGCCGGGAGGAGACGTGGCGAGGACGGGATCGCGGTGGTGATCGACTTCTTGCTCGCCAACGCACGACTGGTGATGGGAGTGGGAGGGGCTGCGGtgctgggcgtggccacgttgcTTGTGAAGCGG CTGATGGAACGAGCCGGACGGGCTGCCGACCAGGagaaggatgagaagcagccgGCCGACAGCTGGGAGGAGCTCAGCCTCGTCAACTCCGCCCCCAAACTTCTCAAAAAGGGCATTGAGGGTGTGGCCATCAAGCAGATCTCTGCTGCAGCCAGGAAGG ttgACCTGTCTCAGCAGCACTCAGGCTGTCCCCCGGCGGCGTCTCCTGTGTCTGACGTGAAGCTACGCCGCGCCCCGCCCACCCTGCAGGACCGCCTCCAGCAGTACTACCacacgcgcgtgtgtgtgagtcgCGCCGAGGCCCAGCGCGCCCACCGGGTGGCGCTGGAGGTCGGCGCCGAGATCCAGGCCTTCCTGAGGACCAAGCACCCGGAGATGCCGCTGGGGGACGTGAGCGTGGCGGGGTCCCTGCTGGACGAGCTGCAGGTCCTGAGGGCCGACCGCGCCTGCCTGCTGGTGGCGCTGCAG GTGGAGGAGACGCTCTGGACGCCTCTCAGGGGCGAGGACACGTTCTTGTCCCACCCCCACCTCTGCATGCTGCGGCGGGAGAACCTGGAGTACTTCCCCAGGGGGCGGAGCTACTGGGACCGCTTCCTGGTGGGCGGATACATGTCGTCCCGGCTGATCGGCGACCTGCTCAGGAAGTCGGTGACCGAGGCGATGAACTGGCCGTCTCTGAGCGGGACGCTGGACTGCGAGGTGCGGCCGCTGCTGGGCGCGGCCGATATCGAGCTGGAGGTCCTCGCCGGTGACGACGTGGCGCGTCTGGTCGTCACCGTCCTGCCCGCCGCCCGCTTCGTGGACCGCCGGGTTCTGAGCGCGCAGCTCAGCCGGACCGGCCCGTACGACCACGCCTGGTACCACAGCCTCTACAGCGGCGAGGCGGGCCGCCTGGCCGCTCTCGACCAATCAGACGGCGGCGTGAGGAGGAAGTGCTTGAAGACGCTGACGGCGGTGTGCCGCACGTGCCCCGCCCTCAGTCGCCTCGGTGGCCGGCACCTCAGGAGCCTGATTTTGCGCCTCAGCGACCAGGAGTCTGATTGGTCGGAGGGGGCGTTCAGTGGGCGGTTCCGCCAGGCTATCGTGGAGCTGATTGGCTGTCTGGAAGTGGGGCAGCTGCCCAGTTATTTTAAGCCAGCGGTCAATCTCCTGAGCCAATTCGGTGAGGACGACATCGATGAGATGGGCTTCCTGCTGTACTGTGCTCTGTCCGAGCCAGAACAATTACTCATGTAG
- the alkbh5 gene encoding RNA demethylase ALKBH5 yields the protein MFADLRDKLRAMTPNREPLAERRAAVKRSRRADSDPDPHSDPEPHPDPESEARRVRGGIVQARVFTDAECARIERRIDDVVARADRGLWRARTVDRAPLRSKYFFGEGYTYGAQLRRRGPGQERLYPRGEVDDIPAWVRELVIDRLVARGLIPDGFVNSAVINDYQPGGCIVSHVDPVHIFERPIVSVSFFSDSALCFGCRFRFKPIRVSEPVLQLPVVRGGVTMLSGYAADDITHCVRPQDIKERRAVIILRKTRPDAPRLDASPTSPAHPVTEHRHTLKAKRSHRKADPDAAHRPRVLEMDKEENRLSRSRTDRTSPDVDTPPRKVKMRRH from the exons ATGTTCGCCGACCTGCGGGACAAGCTGCGGGCCATGACCCCGAACCGGGAGCCGCTGGCCGAGCGCCGGGCCGCAGTGAAGCGCAGCCGCCGCGCCGACTCGGACCCGGACCCGCACTCAGACCCGGAACCGCACCCCGACCCCGAGTCCGAGGCGCGCAGGGTCCGCGGCGGCATCGTGCAGGCGCGCGTCTTCACCGACGCCGAGTGCGCGCGCATCGAGCGCCGGATCGACGACGTGGTGGCGCGCGCGGACCGTGGGCTGTGGCGCGCGCGCACCGTGGACCGCGCCCCGCTGCGCAGCAAGTACTTCTTCGGGGAGGGCTACACGTACGGCGCGCAGCTGCGGCGCCGCGGGCCCGGCCAGGAGCGCCTGTACCCCCGCGGCGAGGTGGACGACATCCCGGCGTGGGTGCGGGAGCTCGTCATCGACCGCCTGGTGGCCCGCGGCCTCATCCCGGACGGCTTCGTCAACAGCGCCGTGATCAACGACTACCAGCCCGGCGGCTGCATCGTGTCCCACGTGGACCCGGTCCACATCTTCGAGCGGCCCATCGTGTCCGTGTCCTTCTTCAGCGACAGCGCGCTCTGCTTCGGCTGCCGCTTCCGCTTCAAGCCCATCCGCGTGTCCGAGCCCGTCCTGCAGCTGCCGGTGGTCCGGGGCGGGGTCACGATGCTCAG tgGCTACGCGGCTGACGACATCACGCACTGCGTCCGGCCGCAGGACATCAAGGAGAGGAGAGCCGTCATCATCCTCAGGAA AACCAGACCAGATGCCCCACGATTGGATGCAAGCcccacaagccccgcccacccggtTACCGAACACCGACACACACTCAAAGCTAAACGTTCACACCGGAAGGCCGATCCTGATGCTGCTCACAG GCCACGTGTTCTGGAGATGGATAAAGAGGAGAACCGCCTCTCACGATCGCGCACAGATCGTACGTCACCGGATGTGGACACGCCCCCCCGCAAGGTGAAGATGAGGAGGCACTGA
- the LOC114786666 gene encoding uncharacterized protein LOC114786666 isoform X2 yields the protein MAAAKEMKPRAVPQGICSSGQGGDTDEMVWVGFLDSLPVIGSVKEAVEWVLALGEGDPMLAAEKQEKMMVALGLQKETSGRSSGRSSGFSSADEGELLHASHACVPLISLTSYIENMASKGKKGSVSQEAGQQQKKMIEIKNMIQEAFRRIDPDYQIDEQLLKDTGVRSRRGEHVINNDVLKFHTKILTERGIQRDVQCPLKRSIQNDIIIALWMLLEPTSQMRSNPLPAVQNWRIQMHRRTEEVNWRDEADRIITNMNACQAYVDPFAKVKWTGNSSAKLRKFEDARESVAVMYQDTRGPGYFGKLSVSV from the exons ATGGCCGCAGCTAAGGAGATGAAGCCACGTGCTGTTCCACAGGGTATCTGCTCATCTGGTCAGGGTGGAGACACTGATGAGATGGTGTGGGTTGGGTTCCTAGACTCTCTTCCTGTCATCGGCTCTGTTAAAGAGGCTGTGGAGTGGGTCCTGGCTCTGGGTGAAGGAGATCCCATGCTTGCTGCTGAGAAGCAGGAGAAGATGATGGTTGCACTGGGGCTGCAAAAGGAGACCAGTGGAAGAAGCTCTGGAAGATCATCTGGGTTCAGCTCAGCCGATGAAGGGGAACTTCTtcatgcatcacatgcat GTGTTCCACTCATCAGCCTGACTTCTTACATCGAGAACATGGCGTCTAAAGGGAAGAAAGGATCTGTGTCTCAAGAAGCCGGTCAACAGCAGAAGAAAATGattgaaattaaaaacatgataCAGGAGGCGTTTCGCCGTATAGATCCAGACTACCAAATTGATGAGCAGCTTCTTAAAGACACTGGTGTACGTTCTCGAAGAGGAGAGCATGTGATCAACAACGATGTTCTTAAATTTCACACCAAAATCCTGACAGAGAGAGGAATCCAGCGTGATGTGCAGTGTCCCCTGAAGAGAAGTATTCAGAATGATATCAT AATCGCTCTGTGGATGCTGCTGGAACCAACCAGTCAGATGAGATCCAACCCCCTCCCAGCAGTTCAGAACTGGAGGATACAAATGCATAGAAGGACTGAAGAGGTGAACTGGAGAGATGAGGCCGACCGTATCATTACTAACATGAACGCCTGCCAGGCTTATGTGGATCCTTTTGCGAAGGTGAAGTGGACTGGAAATTCAAGTGCCAAACTTAGAAAGTTTGAAGATGCTAGAGAAAGTGTAGCGGTCATGTACCAAGACACACGTGGACCTGGTTACTTTGGGAAATTGTCAGTTTCTGTTTAG
- the mief2 gene encoding mitochondrial dynamics protein MID49 isoform X1, with product MYSAGRRRGEDGIAVVIDFLLANARLVMGVGGAAVLGVATLLVKRLMERAGRAADQEKDEKQPADSWEELSLVNSAPKLLKKGIEGVAIKQISAAARKGEKVLGGDSSSAGDDDDVCVCPVDLSQQHSGCPPAASPVSDVKLRRAPPTLQDRLQQYYHTRVCVSRAEAQRAHRVALEVGAEIQAFLRTKHPEMPLGDVSVAGSLLDELQVLRADRACLLVALQVEETLWTPLRGEDTFLSHPHLCMLRRENLEYFPRGRSYWDRFLVGGYMSSRLIGDLLRKSVTEAMNWPSLSGTLDCEVRPLLGAADIELEVLAGDDVARLVVTVLPAARFVDRRVLSAQLSRTGPYDHAWYHSLYSGEAGRLAALDQSDGGVRRKCLKTLTAVCRTCPALSRLGGRHLRSLILRLSDQESDWSEGAFSGRFRQAIVELIGCLEVGQLPSYFKPAVNLLSQFGEDDIDEMGFLLYCALSEPEQLLM from the exons ATGTACTCGGCCGGGAGGAGACGTGGCGAGGACGGGATCGCGGTGGTGATCGACTTCTTGCTCGCCAACGCACGACTGGTGATGGGAGTGGGAGGGGCTGCGGtgctgggcgtggccacgttgcTTGTGAAGCGG CTGATGGAACGAGCCGGACGGGCTGCCGACCAGGagaaggatgagaagcagccgGCCGACAGCTGGGAGGAGCTCAGCCTCGTCAACTCCGCCCCCAAACTTCTCAAAAAGGGCATTGAGGGTGTGGCCATCAAGCAGATCTCTGCTGCAGCCAGGAAGGGTGAGAAAGTCCTCGGCGGGGACAGCAGCAGTgcgggtgatgatgatgatgtgtgtgtgtgtccagttgACCTGTCTCAGCAGCACTCAGGCTGTCCCCCGGCGGCGTCTCCTGTGTCTGACGTGAAGCTACGCCGCGCCCCGCCCACCCTGCAGGACCGCCTCCAGCAGTACTACCacacgcgcgtgtgtgtgagtcgCGCCGAGGCCCAGCGCGCCCACCGGGTGGCGCTGGAGGTCGGCGCCGAGATCCAGGCCTTCCTGAGGACCAAGCACCCGGAGATGCCGCTGGGGGACGTGAGCGTGGCGGGGTCCCTGCTGGACGAGCTGCAGGTCCTGAGGGCCGACCGCGCCTGCCTGCTGGTGGCGCTGCAG GTGGAGGAGACGCTCTGGACGCCTCTCAGGGGCGAGGACACGTTCTTGTCCCACCCCCACCTCTGCATGCTGCGGCGGGAGAACCTGGAGTACTTCCCCAGGGGGCGGAGCTACTGGGACCGCTTCCTGGTGGGCGGATACATGTCGTCCCGGCTGATCGGCGACCTGCTCAGGAAGTCGGTGACCGAGGCGATGAACTGGCCGTCTCTGAGCGGGACGCTGGACTGCGAGGTGCGGCCGCTGCTGGGCGCGGCCGATATCGAGCTGGAGGTCCTCGCCGGTGACGACGTGGCGCGTCTGGTCGTCACCGTCCTGCCCGCCGCCCGCTTCGTGGACCGCCGGGTTCTGAGCGCGCAGCTCAGCCGGACCGGCCCGTACGACCACGCCTGGTACCACAGCCTCTACAGCGGCGAGGCGGGCCGCCTGGCCGCTCTCGACCAATCAGACGGCGGCGTGAGGAGGAAGTGCTTGAAGACGCTGACGGCGGTGTGCCGCACGTGCCCCGCCCTCAGTCGCCTCGGTGGCCGGCACCTCAGGAGCCTGATTTTGCGCCTCAGCGACCAGGAGTCTGATTGGTCGGAGGGGGCGTTCAGTGGGCGGTTCCGCCAGGCTATCGTGGAGCTGATTGGCTGTCTGGAAGTGGGGCAGCTGCCCAGTTATTTTAAGCCAGCGGTCAATCTCCTGAGCCAATTCGGTGAGGACGACATCGATGAGATGGGCTTCCTGCTGTACTGTGCTCTGTCCGAGCCAGAACAATTACTCATGTAG
- the LOC114786666 gene encoding uncharacterized protein LOC114786666 isoform X1 — MAAAKEMKPRAVPQGICSSGQGGDTDEMVWVGFLDSLPVIGSVKEAVEWVLALGEGDPMLAAEKQEKMMVALGLQKETSGRSSGRSSGFSSADEGELLHASHACVPLISLTSYIENMASKGKKGSVSQEAGQQQKKMIEIKNMIQEAFRRIDPDYQIDEQLLKDTGVRSRRGEHVINNDVLKFHTKILTERGIQRDVQCPLKRSIQNDIMYEMVAEFEPYELYINVNAVIYGFYCGVLRIALWMLLEPTSQMRSNPLPAVQNWRIQMHRRTEEVNWRDEADRIITNMNACQAYVDPFAKVKWTGNSSAKLRKFEDARESVAVMYQDTRGPGYFGKLSVSV; from the exons ATGGCCGCAGCTAAGGAGATGAAGCCACGTGCTGTTCCACAGGGTATCTGCTCATCTGGTCAGGGTGGAGACACTGATGAGATGGTGTGGGTTGGGTTCCTAGACTCTCTTCCTGTCATCGGCTCTGTTAAAGAGGCTGTGGAGTGGGTCCTGGCTCTGGGTGAAGGAGATCCCATGCTTGCTGCTGAGAAGCAGGAGAAGATGATGGTTGCACTGGGGCTGCAAAAGGAGACCAGTGGAAGAAGCTCTGGAAGATCATCTGGGTTCAGCTCAGCCGATGAAGGGGAACTTCTtcatgcatcacatgcat GTGTTCCACTCATCAGCCTGACTTCTTACATCGAGAACATGGCGTCTAAAGGGAAGAAAGGATCTGTGTCTCAAGAAGCCGGTCAACAGCAGAAGAAAATGattgaaattaaaaacatgataCAGGAGGCGTTTCGCCGTATAGATCCAGACTACCAAATTGATGAGCAGCTTCTTAAAGACACTGGTGTACGTTCTCGAAGAGGAGAGCATGTGATCAACAACGATGTTCTTAAATTTCACACCAAAATCCTGACAGAGAGAGGAATCCAGCGTGATGTGCAGTGTCCCCTGAAGAGAAGTATTCAGAATGATATCATGTATGAGATGGTGGCAGAGTTTGAACCATACGAGCTGTACATCAATGTGAACGCTGtgatttatggattttattgtGGTGTGTTAAGAATCGCTCTGTGGATGCTGCTGGAACCAACCAGTCAGATGAGATCCAACCCCCTCCCAGCAGTTCAGAACTGGAGGATACAAATGCATAGAAGGACTGAAGAGGTGAACTGGAGAGATGAGGCCGACCGTATCATTACTAACATGAACGCCTGCCAGGCTTATGTGGATCCTTTTGCGAAGGTGAAGTGGACTGGAAATTCAAGTGCCAAACTTAGAAAGTTTGAAGATGCTAGAGAAAGTGTAGCGGTCATGTACCAAGACACACGTGGACCTGGTTACTTTGGGAAATTGTCAGTTTCTGTTTAG